In a genomic window of Curtobacterium flaccumfaciens pv. betae:
- a CDS encoding esterase/lipase family protein yields MRRAWWAALDWGYAARWQVRSLGPTTADDYRTGAGQPVVVVPGVYETWHFMRPLMDALHDRGHPVHVLPVLRHNLRPVPDSAREVIATLEEQDLRNVLVLAHSKGGLIGKYAMTQLDQHERIDRMVAVSTPFAGSVYARLAPVPHLRAFRAADPVLAGLARELDANARITSVYGVFDTLIPEGSELQGATNVRLPVGGHFRILGDARTRSAVLAAADPGGGGGGSGPGGLSR; encoded by the coding sequence GTGCGACGCGCGTGGTGGGCCGCACTCGACTGGGGGTACGCCGCCAGGTGGCAGGTCCGGAGCCTCGGCCCGACCACCGCGGACGACTACCGGACCGGCGCCGGGCAGCCCGTCGTCGTGGTGCCCGGCGTCTACGAGACCTGGCACTTCATGCGGCCGCTGATGGACGCGCTCCACGACCGGGGGCACCCGGTGCACGTGCTGCCCGTCCTGCGGCACAACCTGCGGCCCGTGCCCGACTCCGCGCGCGAGGTGATCGCGACCCTGGAGGAACAGGACCTGCGGAACGTGCTCGTGCTCGCACACAGCAAGGGCGGGCTGATCGGCAAGTACGCGATGACGCAGCTCGACCAGCACGAGCGGATCGACCGGATGGTCGCGGTGTCGACGCCCTTCGCGGGCTCGGTCTACGCGCGGCTCGCGCCGGTGCCGCACCTGCGGGCGTTCCGGGCGGCCGACCCGGTGCTGGCGGGGCTGGCACGGGAACTCGACGCGAACGCGCGGATCACCTCGGTGTACGGGGTGTTCGACACGCTCATCCCCGAGGGCAGCGAGCTCCAGGGGGCGACGAACGTGCGGCTGCCGGTGGGAGGGCACTTCCGGATCCTCGGCGATGCGCGGACGCGGTCGGCGGTGCTGGCGGCGGCGGACCCGGGTGGGGGCGGCGGCGGCTCCGGCCCCGGCGGTCTTTCGCGCTGA
- a CDS encoding alpha/beta fold hydrolase, with amino-acid sequence MRAAVETVRIDGLPVRLHTMAAREPVRDDTDPTVVFVHGIGMSHRSFARSQRAVAAEHRTVSVDLPGFGWLPAAGRRLSIEELGDVVVRAVRHLVDGDLVLVGQSMGAQVVVESARRHPETVAAIVLVGPVIDSERRSLPLQALDLGRDGFVEGVRMNGVLVTDYLRSMRQYTRELGPMLRYPTEQTITEVTQPVLVVRGTQDPIARHDWSARVAAAAPNGTFVELAGPHHVQERQPDAFARLLETFRSAERLEGLR; translated from the coding sequence GTGCGCGCTGCTGTGGAGACCGTCCGGATCGACGGGTTGCCCGTGCGCCTGCACACCATGGCGGCGCGAGAGCCGGTCCGCGACGACACCGACCCCACCGTCGTGTTCGTCCACGGCATCGGGATGTCGCACCGGTCCTTCGCCCGGTCGCAGCGCGCCGTCGCCGCCGAGCACCGCACGGTCAGCGTCGACCTGCCGGGGTTCGGCTGGCTGCCCGCGGCCGGTCGGCGGCTGTCGATCGAGGAGCTCGGCGACGTCGTCGTTCGGGCGGTCCGCCACCTGGTCGACGGCGACCTGGTGCTCGTCGGGCAGTCGATGGGTGCCCAGGTCGTGGTCGAGTCCGCCCGGCGCCACCCGGAGACCGTCGCGGCGATCGTGCTCGTCGGTCCGGTGATCGACTCCGAGCGGCGATCGCTCCCGCTGCAGGCGCTCGACCTGGGCCGCGACGGGTTCGTCGAGGGGGTCCGGATGAACGGCGTCCTGGTCACCGACTACCTGCGGAGCATGCGGCAGTACACGCGAGAGCTCGGACCGATGCTCCGCTACCCGACCGAGCAGACGATCACCGAGGTGACGCAGCCCGTCCTCGTCGTCCGCGGCACCCAGGACCCGATCGCGCGGCACGACTGGTCGGCTCGGGTCGCGGCCGCTGCGCCGAACGGCACCTTCGTGGAACTGGCCGGCCCGCACCACGTGCAGGAACGGCAGCCGGACGCCTTCGCGCGCCTCCTCGAGACGTTCCGCAGCGCCGAGCGCCTGGAGGGGCTGCGATGA
- a CDS encoding dihydrofolate reductase family protein gives MRKTTAGLFTSVDGVVQDPYEFQYDSFDDELGAAMGAFMARTDTVLLGRNSYLEWSEWWPAHPEDPFGQWINPIEKHVASTTLGNDLTWQNSTRIPGDVPAFVRDLQQRDGADIAVCGSVTLVRSLLFAGVLDELQLMIHPAIAGRGRRLFEPTDPPTRLRLVDSTVTSKGNVLNTYGRFDA, from the coding sequence ATGCGGAAGACCACTGCCGGTCTGTTCACGTCGGTCGACGGCGTCGTGCAGGACCCCTACGAGTTCCAGTACGACAGCTTCGACGACGAGCTCGGTGCAGCGATGGGTGCCTTCATGGCCCGGACCGACACCGTGCTGCTCGGCCGGAACAGCTACCTGGAGTGGTCCGAGTGGTGGCCAGCCCACCCGGAGGACCCCTTCGGCCAGTGGATCAACCCGATCGAGAAGCACGTGGCCTCCACCACGCTCGGCAACGACCTGACCTGGCAGAACAGCACGCGGATCCCCGGCGACGTCCCCGCGTTCGTGCGCGACCTGCAGCAGCGCGATGGTGCGGACATCGCCGTGTGCGGCAGTGTCACGCTCGTCCGCAGCCTGCTGTTCGCCGGGGTCCTCGACGAACTGCAGCTCATGATCCACCCGGCGATCGCCGGCCGTGGCCGGCGACTGTTCGAACCGACCGATCCGCCCACGCGCCTGCGTCTGGTCGACAGCACCGTGACGAGCAAGGGGAACGTGCTGAACACCTACGGTCGGTTCGACGCCTGA
- a CDS encoding NAD(P)/FAD-dependent oxidoreductase: MTQDTRPHVVIVGGGFAGVAAMRELADAPVRVTLVDRHVYNMFQPLMYQVATGGLNAGDVTYFLRSLRARQSNAEFRHGLLTGIRTDERIAEMSDGEHLHYDYLILANGVNTSYFGTPGAYEYAYSMYSRSQALRIRDELFTRLEEAAANQGPDEIRIVIVGGGATGVEMAGALAELRDQALVGAYPEIERGNISITLVHRSGELLKPFAPRLRRYAAKVLRKRGVVLRLNTGVSEVKRDGVMTADGEFIPASQVIWATGVAAHKEVSGWGLPQTHGGRIQVNDDLSVKGAERIFSAGDIAAQDDALAQLAQPALQGGRHSARQIVRLLEGKATERFKYFDKGTMATIGTNAAVAQLRGGITMVGPIAWLAWVFVHITSLLGAGNRMSTLTHFFVRYVWFMRKRSIPIVGDVRPVRPNGDREPDPWQLQKAE; encoded by the coding sequence ATGACCCAGGACACCCGCCCGCACGTCGTCATCGTCGGCGGTGGATTCGCCGGTGTGGCCGCCATGCGCGAGCTCGCCGATGCGCCGGTCCGGGTGACCCTGGTCGACCGCCACGTCTACAACATGTTCCAGCCCCTGATGTACCAGGTGGCGACGGGCGGCCTGAACGCCGGCGACGTGACGTACTTCCTCCGCTCGCTCCGGGCCCGCCAGTCGAATGCCGAGTTCCGTCACGGCCTGCTCACCGGCATCCGCACCGACGAGCGCATCGCCGAGATGTCCGACGGCGAGCACCTGCACTACGACTACCTGATCCTCGCCAACGGCGTGAACACGAGCTACTTCGGCACCCCCGGTGCGTACGAGTACGCGTACTCGATGTACTCCCGCTCGCAGGCACTCCGCATCCGCGACGAGCTGTTCACCCGGCTCGAAGAAGCGGCGGCGAACCAGGGCCCCGACGAGATCCGCATCGTGATCGTCGGTGGCGGTGCGACCGGCGTCGAGATGGCCGGCGCGCTCGCCGAGCTCCGCGACCAGGCGCTCGTCGGCGCGTACCCGGAGATCGAACGCGGCAACATCTCGATCACCCTCGTGCACCGCAGCGGCGAGCTGCTCAAGCCGTTCGCCCCGCGCCTGCGCCGGTACGCCGCCAAGGTGCTGCGCAAGCGAGGCGTCGTGCTGCGGCTGAACACCGGCGTCTCCGAGGTCAAGCGCGACGGCGTGATGACCGCGGACGGCGAGTTCATCCCCGCCTCGCAGGTGATCTGGGCGACCGGCGTCGCCGCCCACAAGGAGGTCTCCGGCTGGGGCCTGCCGCAGACCCACGGTGGCCGCATCCAGGTGAACGACGACCTGAGCGTGAAGGGCGCCGAGCGGATCTTCTCCGCCGGCGACATCGCGGCGCAGGACGACGCCCTCGCCCAGCTCGCCCAGCCCGCGCTGCAGGGCGGACGGCACTCGGCGCGGCAGATCGTGCGCCTGCTCGAGGGCAAGGCCACCGAGCGCTTCAAGTACTTCGACAAGGGCACCATGGCGACGATCGGCACGAACGCCGCGGTCGCCCAGCTGCGTGGCGGGATCACGATGGTCGGCCCGATCGCCTGGCTGGCCTGGGTGTTCGTGCACATCACGAGCCTGCTCGGCGCCGGCAACCGGATGTCGACCCTGACGCACTTCTTCGTCCGCTACGTGTGGTTCATGCGGAAGCGCTCGATCCCGATCGTCGGCGACGTGCGCCCGGTGCGCCCGAACGGCGACCGCGAGCCGGACCCCTGGCAGCTGCAGAAGGCCGAGTAG
- a CDS encoding acyltransferase family protein, producing the protein MATTTLTHAPTQAQPQHRTATPAHSEAGSPQAPPPPLTHRAPALDGLRTLAILVVVLYHLHVPQFEGGFIGVTVFFVLSGFLITTLLLGERRRTGRVRLGSFWVKRLLRLYPALLALVVVGLLLWNWVGDYKGASLSSGEAAFIALTYTGNLFRAFWDTSQGVFAHTWSLSMEEQFYLVWPPVLVLLAVLRVRRRWLLAGLGVLVVGASVASWASYRSPSGGATPDVYFSPVLGVVPLAIGCALALLLDDERVRVRAAGVLGHVATWLGLVLLVGVLLRIDDDWTQHASTFGIVLPLTGLIAAVTIGGLVSVRSPVSAALAWTPVSWFGRRVSYSAYLWHPLVIALLGTFAIGPWGTLGLVGAVVIVSIGAAYAVEVPVERFRARVRAGRRAAAHAAPATTPAPAPAPAQRIE; encoded by the coding sequence ATGGCGACGACCACGCTGACCCACGCGCCGACGCAGGCGCAGCCACAGCACCGCACGGCCACCCCGGCGCACTCCGAGGCCGGGTCGCCGCAGGCTCCGCCACCCCCGCTGACACACCGCGCACCCGCGCTCGACGGGCTCCGGACCCTCGCCATCCTGGTCGTCGTCCTATACCACCTGCACGTGCCGCAGTTCGAGGGCGGCTTCATCGGCGTGACGGTGTTCTTCGTGCTGTCGGGCTTCCTCATCACGACGCTGCTGCTCGGCGAACGGCGTCGCACCGGGCGGGTGCGCCTCGGCTCGTTCTGGGTGAAGCGGCTGCTCCGCCTCTACCCGGCACTGCTCGCGCTCGTCGTCGTCGGGCTGCTGCTCTGGAACTGGGTCGGTGACTACAAGGGCGCCTCGCTGTCGTCCGGCGAAGCGGCGTTCATCGCGCTGACCTACACGGGCAACCTGTTCCGCGCGTTCTGGGACACGTCGCAGGGCGTCTTCGCGCACACGTGGAGCCTGTCGATGGAGGAGCAGTTCTACCTGGTCTGGCCGCCGGTGCTGGTCCTGCTCGCCGTACTCCGGGTCCGCCGTCGCTGGCTCCTGGCGGGGCTCGGGGTCCTGGTCGTCGGAGCGTCGGTGGCGTCGTGGGCGAGCTACCGCAGCCCGAGCGGCGGTGCCACGCCCGACGTCTACTTCTCGCCCGTGCTCGGGGTCGTGCCGCTCGCGATCGGCTGCGCACTCGCCCTGCTGCTCGACGACGAACGGGTGCGCGTGCGGGCCGCCGGAGTCCTCGGGCACGTGGCGACCTGGCTCGGTCTCGTGCTGCTGGTCGGGGTGCTGCTCCGGATCGACGACGACTGGACGCAGCACGCGTCGACGTTCGGCATCGTGCTGCCGCTGACCGGGCTGATCGCGGCGGTGACGATCGGCGGGCTGGTCTCGGTCCGCTCCCCCGTGTCCGCCGCCCTGGCCTGGACGCCGGTGTCGTGGTTCGGCCGCCGGGTCTCGTACTCGGCGTACCTCTGGCACCCGCTGGTGATCGCGCTGCTCGGCACCTTCGCGATCGGCCCCTGGGGCACGCTCGGCCTGGTCGGCGCGGTGGTGATCGTGTCGATCGGCGCCGCCTACGCCGTCGAGGTCCCCGTCGAGCGCTTCCGCGCACGGGTCCGAGCGGGTCGCCGTGCGGCAGCCCACGCCGCACCGGCGACGACGCCCGCGCCCGCGCCCGCGCCCGCGCAGCGCATCGAGTGA
- a CDS encoding FAD-dependent oxidoreductase, with protein sequence MPIERVDVLVVGGGPVGLFLAALLAAQGVEVRVWERRAEPPTGSRAIGIHPPSLDAFAAIGLDTAVLAEASLVHAGVARSRGRTLGTLRFDRASPTHPYVATLDQHRTESLLREQLRASAPSALRTGTTLTALSRHTDHVDATGTGPDGGTVTVRAAFVVGADGARSAVRDLLGIGTTGREYPDRYVMGDFADPEAPSARSSALVDVGPDGVVESFPLPGARRRYVALVPDDDAFASAEGSWTGTPDPAVVHRLAALVAERTGVVPDPATCSMTSGFRVRRRAADRVGVGRVVLVGDAAHEISPIGGQGMNLGWLDVAELAPLLVGAVRTGVPGPWPGYAARRQAAARRAARQAEVNMALGRPLGPVTATGREALLRTALSLPTAHGLARLYAMRWA encoded by the coding sequence GTGCCCATCGAACGCGTCGACGTCCTCGTCGTCGGCGGCGGCCCCGTCGGACTGTTCCTGGCGGCACTCCTCGCGGCGCAGGGCGTCGAGGTCCGAGTGTGGGAACGCCGGGCCGAGCCGCCGACCGGTTCGCGGGCCATCGGCATCCACCCACCGTCCCTCGACGCGTTCGCCGCGATCGGCCTGGACACCGCGGTGCTCGCCGAGGCGTCGCTGGTGCACGCCGGCGTCGCCAGGAGCCGCGGTCGGACCCTCGGCACCCTGCGCTTCGACCGCGCGTCGCCGACCCACCCGTACGTGGCCACCCTCGACCAGCACCGCACCGAGTCCCTGCTCCGGGAGCAGCTCCGGGCCAGCGCACCGAGCGCCCTGCGGACCGGCACCACCCTGACCGCCCTGTCCCGGCACACCGACCACGTCGACGCCACCGGGACCGGACCGGACGGCGGCACCGTGACGGTCCGTGCGGCCTTCGTCGTCGGGGCCGACGGTGCCCGGAGCGCCGTCCGTGACCTGCTCGGCATCGGCACGACCGGGCGCGAGTACCCGGACCGCTACGTGATGGGTGACTTCGCCGATCCCGAGGCCCCGTCGGCTCGGTCCTCCGCGCTGGTCGACGTCGGCCCGGACGGCGTCGTCGAGTCCTTCCCGCTGCCGGGTGCGCGGCGCCGGTACGTCGCCCTGGTGCCGGACGACGACGCGTTCGCCTCGGCCGAGGGCAGCTGGACGGGCACGCCGGACCCCGCGGTCGTCCACCGCCTGGCCGCACTCGTCGCGGAGCGCACCGGCGTCGTGCCGGACCCCGCGACCTGCTCGATGACCAGCGGCTTCCGGGTGCGCCGCCGCGCCGCCGACCGGGTGGGCGTCGGCCGGGTCGTGCTCGTCGGCGATGCCGCCCACGAGATCAGTCCGATCGGCGGGCAGGGCATGAACCTCGGGTGGCTCGACGTCGCCGAACTGGCGCCCCTGCTGGTGGGTGCCGTCCGCACCGGCGTCCCCGGTCCGTGGCCGGGCTACGCCGCCCGCCGCCAGGCAGCCGCCCGACGCGCGGCCCGGCAGGCCGAGGTGAACATGGCACTGGGCCGTCCGCTCGGCCCCGTCACGGCGACCGGCCGGGAGGCGCTGCTCCGGACCGCCCTGTCCCTGCCGACCGCGCACGGCCTGGCCCGGCTCTACGCGATGCGCTGGGCCTGA
- a CDS encoding UbiA family prenyltransferase, whose translation MTASRTPSTARLLFASSHPGPTVTVTVLAAVIAAAVGHPVWLVVLVALTVVAGQLSIGLANDWIDADRDRAVGRSDKPVARGLIAVGTVRAAAYATAGIAVVLSLFLGPVAALAHLVLVAAGWAYDAGLKRSAWSVAPFVVAFGLLPVVSVAAGPEGQWPAWWAIATGAVFGIAIHCTNVLPDLVDDAATGVRGFPHRLGLRGAGIVAFASLVVAAALVLGGQVLGDDPVRGLGVVLAVLGAVVVAVLAVVGVRLVLAGRASRTLFRLVIASSLVLVVELGFAGARLVA comes from the coding sequence GTGACCGCCAGCCGTACCCCGTCGACCGCGCGTCTGCTGTTCGCGTCGTCCCACCCCGGGCCCACGGTCACCGTGACCGTCCTCGCCGCGGTGATCGCCGCAGCCGTCGGACACCCCGTGTGGCTCGTGGTGCTGGTGGCGCTGACCGTCGTCGCGGGCCAGCTGTCCATCGGTCTGGCGAACGACTGGATCGACGCGGACCGCGACCGAGCCGTCGGGCGGAGCGACAAGCCCGTGGCCCGCGGACTCATCGCCGTCGGCACCGTCCGTGCCGCCGCGTACGCCACCGCCGGGATCGCCGTGGTGCTCTCGCTGTTCCTGGGGCCGGTCGCCGCCCTCGCGCACCTCGTGCTGGTCGCCGCGGGGTGGGCCTACGACGCCGGCCTGAAGCGTTCGGCGTGGTCGGTGGCGCCGTTCGTCGTCGCCTTCGGGCTGCTGCCCGTCGTGTCCGTCGCGGCCGGGCCCGAGGGGCAGTGGCCGGCGTGGTGGGCGATCGCCACGGGGGCTGTCTTCGGCATCGCGATCCACTGCACCAACGTGCTGCCCGACCTCGTCGACGACGCCGCGACCGGGGTCCGGGGCTTCCCGCACCGGCTCGGGCTCCGTGGCGCGGGGATCGTCGCGTTCGCCTCGCTCGTCGTCGCGGCCGCGCTGGTGCTCGGCGGACAGGTGCTCGGCGACGACCCCGTCCGGGGCCTCGGCGTCGTGCTCGCGGTCCTCGGTGCCGTCGTGGTGGCCGTGCTCGCTGTCGTCGGCGTCCGGTTGGTGCTCGCGGGGCGGGCATCACGCACCCTGTTCCGGCTGGTCATCGCGTCGTCCCTCGTGCTCGTGGTCGAGCTCGGCTTCGCGGGCGCGCGACTCGTCGCCTGA
- a CDS encoding long-chain-fatty-acid--CoA ligase — protein MHDTHTTRATASVAAILAESAARYPDDVAVIVGDVRTTYSELWAQTLAYAGALRARGVTEGSKVAMLVPNVADFPRVYYATLALGAVAVPVHALLKRREIEYVLRDSGATLLVCAAPLLGEGAAGAELAGVDVVTVLAPATTDDGSAAGPDRLEALAAQSEPLDTYVPRHPFDTATILYTSGTTGQPKGAEGSHFSLLEQVNTNLMTTFDMHRGDVLLGALPLFHTFGQTCTMNTGFRTGATLVMLPKFDGDTALAAMVEHGCGIFMGVPTMYMALLDAATRSEARPTLRYAISGGASLPLAVLERFQQVFDAPIHEGYGLTETSPVATFNHVGQPPRPGTIGTAVWGIDVEIADPEVRDAIVMLPHGEIGELVIRGHNLMNGYLDRPEDTAEAIVDGWFRTGDLGTKDDDGYLTIVDRTKDMIIRNGYNVYPRQVEEVLATHPDVAMAAVFGVPHAVHGQEVEAAVVLHAGASVEPQVLVDFVAAEIAAYKYPRVVHVLDALPLGPSGKVLKRELVDRFGVEVTAVP, from the coding sequence ATGCACGACACCCACACCACCCGCGCGACCGCGTCCGTCGCAGCCATCCTCGCCGAGTCGGCAGCACGCTACCCGGACGACGTCGCCGTCATCGTGGGCGACGTCCGTACGACCTACTCCGAGCTGTGGGCACAGACCCTGGCCTACGCCGGGGCGCTCCGCGCGCGGGGCGTGACCGAGGGGTCGAAGGTGGCGATGCTCGTGCCGAACGTCGCGGACTTCCCCCGCGTCTACTACGCCACCCTCGCCCTCGGCGCGGTGGCCGTGCCCGTGCACGCGCTGCTGAAGCGCCGCGAGATCGAGTACGTCCTGCGCGACAGCGGCGCGACGCTGCTCGTCTGTGCCGCCCCGCTGCTCGGCGAGGGCGCCGCCGGAGCCGAGCTCGCCGGGGTCGACGTCGTGACCGTGCTCGCACCGGCGACGACCGACGACGGGTCCGCGGCCGGCCCGGACCGGCTCGAGGCCCTGGCCGCGCAGAGCGAACCGCTCGACACCTACGTGCCGCGGCACCCGTTCGACACCGCCACGATCCTGTACACAAGCGGCACCACCGGCCAGCCCAAGGGTGCCGAAGGGTCGCACTTCTCGCTGCTCGAACAGGTCAACACCAACCTGATGACGACGTTCGACATGCACCGCGGGGACGTCCTGCTCGGCGCCCTGCCGCTGTTCCACACGTTCGGGCAGACCTGCACGATGAACACCGGGTTCCGGACCGGCGCGACGCTCGTCATGCTGCCGAAGTTCGACGGTGACACGGCGCTCGCCGCGATGGTCGAGCACGGCTGCGGCATCTTCATGGGTGTCCCGACGATGTACATGGCACTGCTCGACGCCGCGACACGGTCCGAGGCCCGTCCGACGCTCCGGTACGCGATCTCCGGCGGGGCCTCGCTGCCGCTCGCGGTGCTCGAGCGCTTCCAGCAGGTCTTCGACGCGCCGATCCACGAGGGGTACGGGCTGACCGAGACCTCGCCGGTCGCCACCTTCAACCACGTCGGGCAACCGCCGCGGCCCGGCACCATCGGCACAGCAGTGTGGGGCATCGACGTCGAGATCGCCGACCCCGAGGTCCGCGACGCGATCGTCATGCTGCCGCACGGCGAGATCGGCGAGCTCGTGATCCGCGGCCACAACCTGATGAACGGGTACCTCGACCGGCCCGAGGACACCGCCGAGGCCATCGTCGACGGGTGGTTCCGCACCGGTGACCTCGGTACGAAGGACGACGACGGGTACCTGACGATCGTCGACCGCACCAAGGACATGATCATCCGCAACGGCTACAACGTGTACCCGCGGCAGGTCGAGGAAGTGCTCGCCACCCACCCCGACGTCGCGATGGCCGCGGTGTTCGGCGTGCCGCACGCGGTGCACGGGCAGGAGGTCGAAGCCGCGGTGGTCCTGCACGCCGGCGCATCCGTCGAGCCGCAGGTCCTGGTCGACTTCGTCGCCGCCGAGATCGCCGCGTACAAGTACCCGCGGGTGGTGCACGTCCTCGACGCGTTGCCGCTGGGCCCGAGCGGCAAGGTGCTCAAGCGCGAGCTCGTCGACCGGTTCGGCGTCGAGGTGACGGCCGTTCCGTGA
- a CDS encoding DMT family transporter, whose amino-acid sequence MNALLYALVALTWGSSFLFAKIGLDGLAPQQVATVRTVLGGVTLVVVLLATRRRWPREPRTWAHLAVVAVFLNAVPSSLMAWAEQTVPSGLASIYNATTPIMTLAALAVLVPSERLRGRQVLGIVLGIVGVLVLVGPWDVLTDPEVLASVPGQVALLGMTASYGIGLAYLRRVAVASAYDPVTLATVQLTLASGMLLLVAPVIATGPVQLDGRIVAAMIALGCVGTGLAYAWNTRLVQAWGAGRASTVTYLTPVVGVALGVLVLGERVRWNEPVGGLVVLLGIALASGVLLRRREPAASAA is encoded by the coding sequence GTGAACGCCCTCCTCTACGCCCTCGTCGCACTGACCTGGGGCTCGAGCTTCCTCTTCGCGAAGATCGGACTCGACGGACTCGCCCCGCAGCAGGTCGCCACCGTGCGGACCGTGCTCGGTGGGGTGACGCTCGTCGTGGTGCTCCTGGCGACGCGTCGCCGGTGGCCCCGGGAGCCACGCACCTGGGCGCACCTGGCGGTCGTCGCGGTGTTCCTCAACGCGGTGCCGTCGTCACTGATGGCGTGGGCCGAGCAGACGGTGCCCTCCGGGCTCGCGAGCATCTACAACGCGACGACGCCGATCATGACGCTGGCCGCGCTCGCGGTGCTCGTGCCGTCCGAACGGCTGCGCGGACGGCAGGTGCTCGGGATCGTGCTCGGCATCGTCGGGGTGCTCGTGCTGGTCGGCCCGTGGGACGTCCTGACCGACCCGGAGGTCCTGGCGAGCGTGCCGGGGCAGGTCGCGCTGCTCGGCATGACGGCGTCCTACGGCATCGGGCTCGCCTACCTGCGCCGGGTGGCCGTGGCGAGCGCGTACGACCCGGTCACGCTCGCGACGGTCCAGCTGACGCTGGCCTCCGGGATGCTCCTGCTGGTCGCGCCCGTCATCGCCACCGGTCCGGTGCAGCTGGACGGGAGGATCGTGGCCGCGATGATCGCGCTCGGTTGCGTCGGCACGGGGCTGGCCTACGCCTGGAACACCCGGCTCGTGCAGGCGTGGGGCGCCGGCCGCGCCTCCACCGTCACGTACCTGACGCCGGTGGTCGGGGTGGCGCTCGGTGTGCTCGTGCTGGGGGAGCGGGTGCGGTGGAACGAGCCCGTCGGCGGACTCGTCGTCCTGCTCGGGATCGCCCTGGCGTCCGGGGTGCTCCTCCGTCGGCGGGAACCTGCGGCGTCCGCCGCCTGA
- a CDS encoding LysR family transcriptional regulator has product MTVSVQQLRAFVATLDAGSFTAAATVLGVGQSAVSHAVAGLEREVGGPVVRRGTVAAATPLGDRLLAHARSVLASVEALEAVVRPATARGTVRLAAVPTVCQGLLPRLRELWAVTLPDVDVQVYEGDDDEMPEWLEAGTVDAAVLVDPSPTPAGGVVVARDEMAAVIRRDHPLAELPALTLDDLHEDGLVAGGGGCEYQIQKLHELDGRPFRYAHRVREMSTMFGMIQRGEGVSIVPTLGRGMLPPDLVMIPMARRLERTLVLSGPSSRAWHPLARALVDAV; this is encoded by the coding sequence ATGACCGTCTCGGTCCAGCAACTGCGCGCGTTCGTCGCCACGCTCGACGCCGGGTCCTTCACCGCGGCGGCCACCGTCCTGGGCGTCGGGCAGTCCGCGGTGTCCCACGCCGTCGCCGGGCTCGAGCGCGAGGTCGGTGGCCCCGTGGTGCGCCGCGGCACGGTCGCCGCCGCCACACCGCTGGGCGACCGCCTGCTGGCCCACGCCCGCAGCGTGCTCGCCTCGGTCGAAGCCCTGGAGGCGGTGGTCCGGCCCGCCACGGCGCGCGGCACCGTGCGCCTCGCCGCCGTCCCCACCGTCTGCCAGGGCCTGCTACCGCGGCTCCGCGAGCTGTGGGCCGTGACCCTGCCGGACGTCGACGTGCAGGTCTACGAGGGCGACGACGACGAGATGCCGGAGTGGCTCGAGGCCGGCACCGTCGACGCCGCCGTGCTCGTCGACCCGTCGCCGACACCCGCGGGTGGCGTGGTCGTGGCGCGGGACGAGATGGCCGCCGTGATCCGCCGCGACCATCCCCTCGCCGAACTGCCCGCGCTCACCCTCGACGACCTGCACGAGGACGGCCTGGTGGCGGGCGGCGGCGGCTGCGAGTACCAGATCCAGAAGCTGCACGAGCTCGACGGCCGCCCGTTCCGCTACGCCCACCGGGTGCGGGAGATGAGCACGATGTTCGGGATGATCCAGCGGGGCGAGGGCGTGTCGATCGTGCCGACCCTGGGCCGCGGAATGCTGCCGCCCGACCTCGTGATGATCCCGATGGCCCGGCGACTCGAACGGACCCTGGTGCTGAGCGGGCCGTCGTCCCGTGCGTGGCACCCGTTGGCGCGGGCACTGGTCGACGCGGTCTGA